The Metabacillus schmidteae genome has a segment encoding these proteins:
- a CDS encoding DUF2179 domain-containing protein: MLLQALLIFILQLIYVPVLTIRTILLVKNQTTSAAGVGLLEAIIYIVSLIFVFQDLSNIYNIVAYVLGFSVGLLLGGALEKKLAIGFITYQANILDKNMDLVNALRTAGFGVTVFEGEGINTARYRLDIVSKRSRESELLDIINKYEPKAFLMSYEIRSFKGGYLTKSMKKRTINFLKKKKMTDM, translated from the coding sequence ATGCTCTTACAGGCTTTGCTAATTTTTATACTTCAACTTATTTATGTACCAGTCCTTACGATACGAACAATACTTCTTGTTAAGAACCAAACAACATCTGCAGCGGGTGTTGGACTATTAGAAGCTATCATTTATATCGTAAGTTTAATCTTTGTCTTTCAAGACCTTTCTAATATATACAATATCGTTGCCTATGTCCTTGGTTTTAGTGTTGGATTACTTTTAGGTGGCGCTTTAGAAAAGAAACTAGCTATTGGATTTATTACCTATCAAGCAAATATTCTAGATAAAAATATGGACTTGGTAAACGCCTTACGTACAGCCGGTTTTGGAGTTACTGTGTTTGAAGGTGAAGGCATTAATACTGCACGTTACCGATTAGATATTGTTTCAAAGCGTTCAAGAGAAAGTGAATTATTGGACATAATCAATAAATATGAGCCAAAAGCATTCTTAATGTCATATGAGATTCGGTCATTTAAGGGCGGTTACTTAACAAAATCAATGAAAAAAAGAACAATTAACTTTTTAAAAAAGAAAAAAATGACCGACATGTAG